The Reichenbachiella carrageenanivorans region TCCTCGCAGGATTGATCGCTGGCATCACAGGAGTGATCCTCGCCAATATACTCACAGGCGGTGCGATCATGGCAGCTTTGCCACTGATCATGCAGCTCATGAGCGCCTACTTCGCCGCAGAGCTGGTCTATCAGGTAGCCAAGCGACTGGGTAGTTATCTTTCTAGCGCATGGCCAGGCAATCTGGTCGAGGGAGCCAAACACCTCGCCAGGGCCTTTGTGATCCTGGCCATCGAACTGCTCATGGCCCTTCTCTTTGGAGCCAAAGGAGCCATGAAAGCCGCCAAGGGAGCTGCCAAAACAGCCAAAGGAGGTAGGAAAAGCGCTCAACAAGCCGTCAAAGCAGGTGCTAAACAATACATCAAGAATCAACAACAAGCAGCACGCAAGCTAGCAGCCGTCTCCCAAGGTGGTGCCCAAGCAGCTATCAAAAACGGGAAGTTCGTGATGAAGGGCGTGAAGAAGAGCACACTCAAAGGCGCCAAATCTATCGACGACCTGACTCAAAAACTCATGAAGCAGCTTCGTTTCAAGAAGTTCCGCTTCACCCTCAAGCAGCGCAGATTCAAACTCGAAGGACAGGTCAACCCCTGGGTACTGCTGGCGAGTGGGAAAATAGAAGATCGAGACATCGATGGCAATGTCGGTGACCTAGTCAAAAAAGCAGACGGTTCAATAGAAGGAGTGATAGTCGGCACACGAGGTAGCAAAGGTGGTCCGAAGGGAGCAAAGAGTGCGTATGTAGATGACCTACAATTGGATGAAGCGAAGGCCATAGATGAATTCGAAGCACTCACGGATAAAAACATGACTGATATCTCCCGTGGTGACAAAATTCGGGGTGGCGCAAAAAGTGAAAGAGTATCTTTAAGGAAGGAAGTCAGAGATGAAATATATAGGAAAGCAAATACTGGTCGTTTAGATGAAAATGGCTATTCTATATATAGAGATATGAAAACCAGAAAGGATATTCCCAACTACGGTACACATTACCCTGACAAAACACCTCTGGGACACGACCACCCCAAAGCAGGGCAACCGGTACCTGAAAACTTGGTAGGTAAACCACGGGCAGATATTGGGCATGCACCAGGTGAGGCCTGGAAAGATAGGTTGGCTCAACACAAAAGGGACGGACTGAGTCGGGAGAAAATTATAGAGTTGGAAAACAATCCTAAGTGGTATGTGTTAGAGGAAAGAAGTTCAAACAGAAGTAGAAAATTAGACTAATGAATCAAGAAAAAGAAGATGAGTTTTTTAGGTCAATATCCAAAAATGACATAGAACAAATTCAGGCGTTACTTAAAGAGGGGTTCAATGTCAACCATATAGATAGGTTTGGAGAAACTCCATTGTTGTTTGCATCAAAGAAGGAAAATTATAATCTCGTAAAATTATTTATATCCAAAGGTGCAGACCTCAATGTCAAGACCAAACCAGGCTATACCGCCTGTCACTTGGCTGCTATGAGCAACAACCTAGAGGCCTTAAAGCTCCTGATAGAAAACGGCGCAGACAAGGATATCCGTGATCCGTATGGGAATACGTTATTAGGTACGGCCGTTGCAAGTTACAGAGATGATGATTCGATTGTAAAATACTTATTGAGCCTAGGAATGGATCCAACCATTGAAAATAATTATGGCAACAGTGTGCTAGTTGATTTTGACATGCCAAAGAACGAATCCATTCGCTATTTGTTTGAAAAGTGGCTGTAGATAGCCTCTGAGCAAGCAGCTCCCCCTACTGCAAATTCCGCTTCACCCTCAAGCAGCGCAGATTCAAACTCGAAGGACAGGTCAACCCCTGGGTACTGTTGGCGGATGGAAAAATAGAAGATCGAGACATCGATGGCAATGTCGGTGACCTAGTCAAAAAAGCAGACGGTTCAATAGAAGGAGTGATAGTCGGCACACGAGGTAGCAAAGGTGGTCCAAAGGGAGCGAAGAGTGCGTATGTAGATGACCTACAATTGGATGAAGCGAAGGCCATAGATGAATTTGAAGCACTCACGGATAAAGGCATGACTGATATCTCCCGTGGTGACAAAATTCGGGGTGGCGCAAAAAGTGAAAGAGTATCTTTGAGGAAAGAGATTCGAGACGAAATATTTGCTCGGGCAAAAACGAATAGAAAGGATGCTAACGAGTATCCGATTTACTTTGACGAAAAAGCTCAGATTGACATTCCCAACTACGGTACACATTACCCTGACAAAACACCTCTTGGACACGACCACCCCAAAGCAGGGCAACCGGTACCTGAAAACTTGGTAGGTAAACCACGGGCAGATATTGGGCATGCACCAGGTGAGGCCTGGAAAGATAGGTTGCAAAATCATAAAAAAGAAGGCCTTACAAGAGAAGAGATAATTGAAGAAGAAAACAATCCCCTATTATATATTCTCGAAGAAAGAAGTTCAAATAGAAGTAGAAAATTAGATTAGACTTATGAAATGGAATACTGAAGACCTCTTTGACGCTTCTTTAAGAGGAGAGGTTCAAAACGTAAAACAAATTTTGAATACGGGAGTAAATCCAGATGCCATGGGAAGTACTGGTCTATACCCTATCCATGCTACGATTACTTTATACAAAAAGTCAAACGAGAAAAAAAAACTACTACTTGAAATATTAAAAATTTTGATTAGCCACGGTGCAGACCTCAATGTCAAGACCAAACCAGGCTATACCGCCTGTCACTTGGCTGCTATGAGCAACAACCTAGAGGCCTTAAAGCTCCTGATAGAAAACGGCGCTGATAAGGACATTCGTGACCCGTATGGGAATACGCTGCTAACTACGGCAGTTGCAAGTTTTGATGGTGACGATTCAATTGTGAAATATCTACTGGATCTGGGAATGGATCCATTGGTAGAAAACAACAGAGGGAACAATTTGCTCAACGGTCTAGATATGCCGCGTAAAGATCCAATTCGCCATTTGTTTGAAAAGTGGCTGTAGATAGCCTCTGAGCAAGCAGCTCCCCCTACTGCAAATTCCGCTTCACCCTCAAGCAGCGCAGATTCAAACTCGAAGGACAGGTCAATCCCTGGGTACTGTTGGCGGATGGAAAAATAGAAGATCGAGACATCGATGGCAATGTCGGTGACCTAGTCAAAAAAGCAGACGGTTCAATAGAAGGAGTGATAGTCGGCACACGAGGTAGCAAAGGTGGTCCGAAAGGAACAAAGAGTGCGTATGTAGATGACCTACAATTGGATGAAGCGAAGGCCATAGATGAATTTGAAGCACTCACGGATAAAAACATGACTGATATCTCCCGTGGTGACAAAATTCGGGGTGGCGCAAAAAGTGAAAGAGTATCTTTGAGGAAAGAGATTCGAGACGAAATATTTGCTCGGGCAAAAACGAATAGAAAGGATGCTAACGAGTATCCGATTTACTTTGACGAAAAAGCTCAGATTGATATTCCCAACTACGGTACACATTACCCTGACAAAACACCTCTGGGACACGACCACCCCAAAGCAGGGCAACCAGTACCTGAAAACTTGGTAGGTAAACCACGGGCAGATATTGGGCATGCACCGGGACAGTCATGGAAAGAAAGACATGAGATGCATATTGAAAAAGGATTGACAAGGAAAAAGGTTATAGAGTTAGAGAATGATCCGAAATGGTATGTACTAGAGGAAAGGAGTTCGAATAGGAGTAGAAAATTAGATTAACAAAATGAAAAATTTAACTGATCAACTTTACACCTCAGTTGTTAGAAACGAGCTTAAAAAAGCTAAAAACTTAATCGCTCAAGGTGGTGAAATTAACGTTTTCTTGGATAGAACTGGTCAATATATGATTCATAGTCCGACACAAGATGGTAATACTGAAATGCTCCAATTACTAATCTCCCACGGTGCAGACCTCAATGTCAAGACCAAACCAGGCTTTACCGCCTGTCACTTGGCTGCTATGAGCAACAACCTAGAGGCCTTAAAGCTCCTGATAGAAAACGGCGCTGATAAGGACATTCGTGATCCGTATGGGAATACGCTGCTAACTACGGCAGTTGCAAGTTTTGATGGTGACGATTCAATTGTGAAATATCTACTGGACCTGGGAATGGATCCATTGGCAGAAAACAACAGAGGGAACAATTTGCTCAACGGTCTAGATATGCCGCGTAAAGATCCAATTCGCCATTTGTTTGAAAAGTGGCTGTAGATAGCCTCTGAGCAAGCAGCTCCCCTACCGCAAATTCCGCTTCACCCTCAAGCAGCGCAGATTCAAACTCGAAGGACAGGTCAACCCCTGGGCACTGCTAGCGGGTGGGGAGGTTACACATGTAGACGATGCAGACACTATTGGTAAAAAAGTTGGAGATACTATTCCTATTGGTAGAGATAGCGGAACAATTTTATTTGTCGCGCTTTTGCAAAGCGCGACAAATCTAAGTGAGCATTTGTGATGCGATCAAATCTGACAACCCTGCATAACTCTTTGGTACTACTATCTATAGTGCTCTGGCTCATACACATCCCCTTCTTCTACGGGGTTCAGACGCAGGCTTTATATTTTTTGGACATAAACACAAGATCGAAGCTGCGTAAGCGTATTACAAATACTTTAGGAGATCAGCACGCTTTGCTAAAGCACGCCAGTGAGAGGTATTATGCGAAAATGGTCATTATACAAAATAGCCAAGAAGGTATAATCGCTTAATCCTTCTTGGCTATTACTCCAATCAAGTTAGTATTGATGCTTTGAAGCTACTCCGTAGGTGCTGTGCCAGGCCCTACAGTCGCTGATTTAAACCATACTTCGGTATAGCATCCATTGGCATATTGTTTGGCTATGTCACCGCCGTATGTTTCTGACCCAGTACTCCACACCATATTGTCTTTGGGGTCTTTTCCGTTGGTCTGGTTGTATGCACCTTGCTTAAAGTACTGAATCTCTCCAGCGTAAGCATTTTTACGCTCTGTACCATCTCGACCTATCGATGCATACAAAGTCAAGATTTGTTGGGGGATTTTATCATAAGTAGAGAAGTCAGATTTTAGCAAATTCTTTGTGAACTTTACCGTTTCGTGGCCCTCACTGGTAAACGTGAGGTACATGATGCCTTGATATACGTTTACTTCATAGCTAAATTCTTCTCCTATTGCAATACCTTCTTTAGGCTCTGCAGGGTAGGTAGAGGGGCTTGACCCAACTACGGACATGTCATCACCCCAAACCGCTGTGGAATAATCCCATCTTTTTGAATTGTCCCCTTCAGTGTTGATTTCATAATTCCAAAAAACAGAGCCTTTCGTGTGACCAGGAAATTTTTTGTAGAAGATTTTTAAAGGCTCATTTTCATGCCCTTCATCACTATGGATTTGCCCAACGACGACCGAGTACGAAGCAGCCACTCTTGCATCACCAGACGTAGATACATGAGCCACTTTTAGCGTGCCTGTCAACTTGCCACCAGTCTCAGGTACCCAATGTTTTATTTGGCCTAATTCTGTTCTGGTGTTGCTTGAAGTTCGTGAGGTTACGCCCGAGTTGGGTGTTTTATATACGACCCAATCCGTTGTTCCATCATTGGCAACGTAAAAGAATTCTTTATCCTCATAATTGACCAATTGATTGGTGCTGGTACCATCACCCAGAAGGATTTTCCATTTGTCCATAAACGGAATAACATCACTTGGGTAAGTGATTTTATCAGTGTCTTTAGTCGTAGATTCTTTAGAAGTAGTAGCACAACTATTGAGTGATACTATAAAACCAATTATTAAAACTGATTGAAATATTAATTTAGCTGTTTTTGTATCCATTGTATTTTTATTTAGCCCTTGTTGATTGGAATAATTATTTTCTATTGGTTCGACTAATCATTTTTAGTGAAATAGCCTTGATTAGATACAGCACCATCACTTACCGATATACTTGCCGTTTTAAACCAAACTTCCGCATAGTTTCCGTCTTCATATTGTTTTTTGATGTCGCCATCATGCGTTTCTGCACCAGAGCACCAGTTCTTATTTACATCTGGGGACTTCCCATTGGTTTGGTTGTATGCGCCCAACTTAAAAAAGAGACCCTCGCCAGTATATGCTTGCTCACGCTCTACACCGTCTTGCCCAATGGGCAAGAATAGATCCTGTGTTTGCTTTGGCATATCTGCGGTTGTTGCATATTCGGATACGATCAAGTTTTTTGTGAATGTTTTGGTTTCATGTCCTTCACTTGTAAATTTTAAGTTCATTATACCATCCTTTACCACGATCTCATAGCTAAATTCCTCACCCAAAGCAATGCCCTCAGTCGGTTCTTCGGGGTAGGTGTCTGCTTCGCTACCTACTACAGAAAAGTCATGACCCCAAACCGCCGTGGAATAATCCCACCTTCCAGTGTTGTCATCGCCTGCGGTATTGATTTCATAATGCCAAAACACTGAACCTTTCGTATGGCCAGGAAATTTCTTATAGAAGATTTTAAGCGGTTCGTTCTCATGTCCGTCGGCACTATGGATCTGGCCAACGACTACAGCATGTGTCGAGGCTACCCGAGCATCACCTGTAGCCGATACATTCATTACTTTGAGCGTAGCCGTCAATTTATCGTCAGCAGTTGCTGGATACCATTTTTTCAATTGGGCCAATTCGCTTCTTGTATTGTTGGAGGTGCCATGTGTATCCCCTGCATTGGGTGATTTATAAACGACCCAATCTTCTTCGCCATCCTTTACCGTATAAAAGAAATCTTCATGTTCATAATTATTGGCTATCCCAGCATTTGAACCATCCCCTAAAATCAAATTCCAATGATTGAAAAACGGGATCACGTTACTTGCGTAAACGGTTTGTGGAACTTGCTCTTTACTTGCTTCTTTCGCTTTATTCGAACAGCTATTTAGTGAGAGCAACACACCTAAGCTCAATAGGAGTGGTAATGATTTGATGTTTTTCATATTCATTTAATCTATATGGAAGATGTTTGTTTAGTGAATTCAATGCTTGGATTTGCCTCGTTCTCTATTGTTTTTGAACCGTGGAAACCAATGAGGCGAGAAACTACATGTTGTAGACGCCCCCATTGATATCGAGCGTGGCACCGGTAATAAAGCCGTCGTATTCAGACGCTAGGTATAGCACGGCGCGTGCTACATCATCTGCATGGCCTGCTCGCTGTATCGGTATCCCGGCCGTAGTAGCGGCCGCTGATTCTTTGGACGTATGCGTGTTGTGAAATGAGGTGCCAAGGATAAGTCCAGGAGCCACCGCATTGACCCTTGTGCCCTGAGGAC contains the following coding sequences:
- a CDS encoding GH-E family nuclease, translating into MADGKIEDRDIDGNVGDLVKKADGSIEGVIVGTRGSKGGPKGAKSAYVDDLQLDEAKAIDEFEALTDKGMTDISRGDKIRGGAKSERVSLRKEIRDEIFARAKTNRKDANEYPIYFDEKAQIDIPNYGTHYPDKTPLGHDHPKAGQPVPENLVGKPRADIGHAPGEAWKDRLQNHKKEGLTREEIIEEENNPLLYILEERSSNRSRKLD
- a CDS encoding ankyrin repeat domain-containing protein, producing MKWNTEDLFDASLRGEVQNVKQILNTGVNPDAMGSTGLYPIHATITLYKKSNEKKKLLLEILKILISHGADLNVKTKPGYTACHLAAMSNNLEALKLLIENGADKDIRDPYGNTLLTTAVASFDGDDSIVKYLLDLGMDPLVENNRGNNLLNGLDMPRKDPIRHLFEKWL
- a CDS encoding ankyrin repeat domain-containing protein; the protein is MKNLTDQLYTSVVRNELKKAKNLIAQGGEINVFLDRTGQYMIHSPTQDGNTEMLQLLISHGADLNVKTKPGFTACHLAAMSNNLEALKLLIENGADKDIRDPYGNTLLTTAVASFDGDDSIVKYLLDLGMDPLAENNRGNNLLNGLDMPRKDPIRHLFEKWL
- a CDS encoding HNH/ENDO VII family nuclease gives rise to the protein MADGKIEDRDIDGNVGDLVKKADGSIEGVIVGTRGSKGGPKGTKSAYVDDLQLDEAKAIDEFEALTDKNMTDISRGDKIRGGAKSERVSLRKEIRDEIFARAKTNRKDANEYPIYFDEKAQIDIPNYGTHYPDKTPLGHDHPKAGQPVPENLVGKPRADIGHAPGQSWKERHEMHIEKGLTRKKVIELENDPKWYVLEERSSNRSRKLD
- a CDS encoding polysaccharide lyase family 7 protein, which codes for MDTKTAKLIFQSVLIIGFIVSLNSCATTSKESTTKDTDKITYPSDVIPFMDKWKILLGDGTSTNQLVNYEDKEFFYVANDGTTDWVVYKTPNSGVTSRTSSNTRTELGQIKHWVPETGGKLTGTLKVAHVSTSGDARVAASYSVVVGQIHSDEGHENEPLKIFYKKFPGHTKGSVFWNYEINTEGDNSKRWDYSTAVWGDDMSVVGSSPSTYPAEPKEGIAIGEEFSYEVNVYQGIMYLTFTSEGHETVKFTKNLLKSDFSTYDKIPQQILTLYASIGRDGTERKNAYAGEIQYFKQGAYNQTNGKDPKDNMVWSTGSETYGGDIAKQYANGCYTEVWFKSATVGPGTAPTE
- a CDS encoding polysaccharide lyase family 7 protein, translated to MKNIKSLPLLLSLGVLLSLNSCSNKAKEASKEQVPQTVYASNVIPFFNHWNLILGDGSNAGIANNYEHEDFFYTVKDGEEDWVVYKSPNAGDTHGTSNNTRSELAQLKKWYPATADDKLTATLKVMNVSATGDARVASTHAVVVGQIHSADGHENEPLKIFYKKFPGHTKGSVFWHYEINTAGDDNTGRWDYSTAVWGHDFSVVGSEADTYPEEPTEGIALGEEFSYEIVVKDGIMNLKFTSEGHETKTFTKNLIVSEYATTADMPKQTQDLFLPIGQDGVEREQAYTGEGLFFKLGAYNQTNGKSPDVNKNWCSGAETHDGDIKKQYEDGNYAEVWFKTASISVSDGAVSNQGYFTKND
- a CDS encoding ankyrin repeat domain-containing protein, which encodes MNQEKEDEFFRSISKNDIEQIQALLKEGFNVNHIDRFGETPLLFASKKENYNLVKLFISKGADLNVKTKPGYTACHLAAMSNNLEALKLLIENGADKDIRDPYGNTLLGTAVASYRDDDSIVKYLLSLGMDPTIENNYGNSVLVDFDMPKNESIRYLFEKWL